In Xyrauchen texanus isolate HMW12.3.18 chromosome 32, RBS_HiC_50CHRs, whole genome shotgun sequence, the following proteins share a genomic window:
- the LOC127625699 gene encoding PAK4-inhibitor INKA2-like — protein MKTAKMNGPLSKSERRIMDTCLRRLRQELLSMKEAGDGLHAQMNNMMGALQELKLLQVQTALEQLEISGKNGTMAQTAIELPSLSPDTDNQKSQLAMASVKEELHLSQHPHHNSLGTSPSSSSLESESIPLPRQISGYIAPQVEYCGPKLGHLPVQNHNNQPYLSEPAQLVPLAQVDLSLILYSLSREGPSLDSDYTEDSTDDSSDWTSSLMSQSRNRQPLVLGDNVFADLVGNWLDLPELEKDWQGLNRPDSPAHPLRLSRSQELCKRFSLTTNIFKKFLRSIRPDRDKLLKEKPGWMPPDHDPETELFKRPKKAASKSKGGFYLPFWAGGQLGKGRSCSQPTEERGHILGLNIDRSRTDPVDKVHHLFDYNTAVWV, from the coding sequence CTCTCTATGAAGGAGGCTGGTGATGGACTTCATGCTCAGATGAACAATATGATGGGAGCTCTGCAAGAACTAAAACTCCTCCAGGTTCAAACTGCACTTGAGCAACTAGAGATTTCAGGAAAGAATGGAACTATGGCTCAAACAGCTATAGAACTACCTAGCCTTAGCCCCGACACAGACAACCAGAAATCCCAGCTTGCCATGGCTTCTGTTAAAGAAGAGCTGCACCTGTCCCAGCATCCCCATCACAACAGCTTGGGGACATCACCTTCATCCTCCAGCCTGGAGAGCGAGAGCATTCCTCTGCCCAGACAAATCTCAGGATACATAGCCCCGCAAGTGGAGTACTGTGGCCCAAAATTGGGCCACCTTCCTGTACAAAACCATAACAACCAGCCGTATTTGTCAGAACCAGCACAGCTGGTACCTCTGGCCCAGGTGGACCTTTCTTTGATTCTCTACAGCCTATCCCGGGAGGGACCGTCACTTGACAGTGACTACACCGAGGACAGTACGGACGACTCCAGTGACTGGACGTCCTCACTCATGAGTCAGAGTCGCAATCGCCAGCCTCTTGTGCTGGGAGACAATGTCTTTGCTGACCTAGTAGGCAACTGGCTGGACCTTCCCGAACTAGAAAAAGACTGGCAGGGCCTCAACAGACCTGACTCTCCAGCCCATCCACTCAGACTCAGTCGCTCCCAGGAGCtctgtaaaaggttctcactgaCCACCAACATCTTCAAGAAGTTCCTACGTAGCATACGACCTGATCGGGATAAACTGCTGAAGGAGAAGCCTGGCTGGATGCCACCAGACCACGATCCTGAAACAGAACTCTTCAAGAGGCCCAAGAAGGCAGCCAGCAAATCCAAGGGTGGATTTTACTTACCATTCTGGGCTGGAGGACAGCTTGGAAAGGGACGGTCATGTTCTCAGCCAACAGAGGAGAGGGGTCACATTCTAGGTCTGAACATTGACAGGAGTCGAACAGATCCTGTAGACAAAGTTCATCACTTATTTGACTATAATACAGCTGTTTGGGTTTAG